One Malassezia restricta chromosome III, complete sequence DNA segment encodes these proteins:
- a CDS encoding tetratricopeptide repeat domain protein: MSGAHGDVATKMAQGLAYKDQGNEAFMKGDHVGALKAYHYATLYLAGLDVNVLQQLGPVPDRARGTREDQKQLSLVRSNMAACYLAQERYDRAVQVCDQALASDPANAKAIFRKAQALRRQGALYQARDWLDAEGVRAYTHSPDFDAERARIAASIAARERASHARLRGFLT, encoded by the exons ATGTCGGGCGCCCACGGCGATGTCGCGACGAAAATGGCGCAAGGCCTGGCCTACAAGGATCAGGGTAATGAGGCTTTCATGAAAGGGGACCATGTAGGGGCGCTCAAAGCGTACCATTATGCGACGTTGTATTTAGCCGGTCTGGACGTGAATGTGCTGCAACAGCTGGGACCTGTCCCAGACCGTGCCAGGGGCACGCGCGAGGACCAGAAACAGCTGAGTCTAGTGCGCTCCAAC ATGGCAGCCTGCTATCTGGCCCAGGAACGCTATGACAGGGCCGTCCAGGTGTGTGACCAGGCCTTGGCATCCGATCCGGCGAATGCCAAGGCCATCTTTCGCAAAGCCCAGGCACTCCGTCGGCAGGGCGCACTCTACCAGGCGCGCGACTGGCTTGATGCCGAGGGCGTTCGAGCCTACACGCACAGCCCCGACTTTGATGCAGAGCGTGCACGTATCGCTGCCAGTATAGCTGCGCGTGAACGAGCGAGTCACGCTCGTCTGCGTGGATTTCTTACATAG
- a CDS encoding classical protein kinase C alpha type, whose protein sequence is MPDSVPTKIADLESRIQKQHRIIEGFQNLRSATPNQDVIKQADSNIRDAQRTIHYLQDSLMSLQRRASIDAINTERKPSLSGTIPATPTTSAHLDSLNDPTMSPSQVVDEYAQTTFDAPSFAPFPIDSSAAYRSGSYSMDHGISPLNDMNLLSREPTVARRNYSPLDLMRYDTPLTSAKVQRMLNQLEYKLQLERQFKQGYDKIARLYEAEGDRRSQDDAASRRSESAGKLVLIQQALNRYQQLDMRDAEEVQQENPYAARRARKPQSGTLSISIKRAKEIDHAAISNSTRLMRESYVAIKVEETERVQTPSSRTDTWNVKYELPLENTNEVELVIFDQVGSSVPVPVGLLWLRISDIIEQLRRIKTGQVLPDNAQSSPAAGGGEWVTAERMASLHSSNTMNQTVMQQAKETGMEGWFTVEPTGAIYLRLDFTKQNVTKRPYDTGLGRHGAMRKRPEEVSVVNGHKFIPRQFYQVIRCALCGELLLNAAGSQCQDCNYTCHKKCAQKVVTKCISKTSDLSARDEVELKHRIPHRFEPFTNLGTNWCCHCGSMLPLGRRVGRKCSECDITCHADCMHLVPDFCGMSMEMANQMLSNIATIKKNRFSSSLPDSAAPKRSSVLSTDTLRPSAQQASMGQLTPGMQQLMVTPSSSRPSVSMQGSTQHSPARSPLPSPQQSPKPSPVHPIRQNLASMRQPSIDLNGVALTSPPSSLQPMSQPFKDSARIPPKSVNRVPVPTPSPSHASPLPPRPSLPQVAVVPPQLPSGPEQASSLEFPPSSMRNVTLDDFNFLAVLGKGNFGKVMLAEEKQTGVLYAIKVLKKEFIIENDEIDSTRSEKRVFLTVARERHPFLLNLHSCFQTETRVYFVMEYVGGGDLMLHIQRQQFNLHRAKFYAAEVLLALEYFHKHGIIYRDLKLDNIMLTLDGHVKIADYGLCKENMWYGNTTSTFCGTPEFMAPEILLEQRYGRAVDWWAFGILLYEMLLGQAPFRGDDEDEIFDAILEDDPLYPIQMPRDSVSLLQRLLTRDPSRRLGAGPNDADDVKAHPFFRDVNWDDLINKRVPPPFCPTLRHASDTEWFDTEFTREKPTLTPVHSIFSPEDQAEFRDFSWTSPHFV, encoded by the exons ATGCCT GACTCAGTACCAACGAAAATCGCTGACTTGGAGTCGCGCATCCAGAAACAGCATCGCATTATCGAGGGCTTTCAGAATCTGCGCAGTGCTACACCTAATCAGGATGTGATAAAGCAAGCAGACTCGAATATACGTGATGCCCAGCGCACAATTCACTATTTACAAGACAGTCTAATGTCGCTTCAAAGGCGCGCTTCCATCGATGCGATCAATACCGAGCGAAAGCCGTCATTGTCCGGGACCATACCAGCGACGCCTACAACATCGGCACACTTAGACTCATTAAACGATCCCACCATGTCGCCATCTCAGGTTGTTGACGAATACGCTCAGACGACTTTCGACGCGCCTTCATTCGCACCATTTCCGATCGACAGCAGCGCGGCGTATCGGTCGGGTTCGTACAGCATGGATCATGGTATTTCTCCATTGAATGACATGAATCTCCTTTCTCGTGAGCCCACCGTTGCGCGACGCAACTACTCGCCTCTCGATCTCATGCGATACGACACACCACTTACAAGTGCTAAAGTCCAACGCATGCTGAATCAGCTGGAATACAAACTACAGCTTGAGCGCCAGTTTAAGCAGGGATATGATAAGATTGCTCGATTATACGAAGCTGAAGGCGATCGCCGCAGTCAGGATGACGCAGCGAGCAGGCGTTCTGAGTCAGCAGGTAAGCTCGTACTGATCCAGCAGGCCCTCAATCGATACCAACAGCTGGAcatgcgcgatgccgaAGAGGTGCAGCAGGAAAATCCTTacgcagcacgccgtgcTCGCAAGCCTCAATCAGGTACATTGTCGATTTCTATCAAAAGAGCGAAGGAGATTGATCATGCTGCCATTTCTAACAGTACTCGCTTGATGCGTGAATCGTATGTCGCTATCAAAGTGGAAGAAACAGAACGTGTACAGACCCCTTCATCGCGCACCGATACCTGGAACGTAAAATACGAACTTCCGCTGGAAAACACCAACGAAGTGGAACTTGTCATCTTCGACCAAGTCGGCTCGTccgtgcctgtgcctgtcgGCTTGCTATGGTTGAGAATCAGTGACATTATCGAACAGTTGCGCCGAATCAAGACAGGTCAGGTTCTTCCTGACAATGCGCAGTCGTCGCCCGCTGCAGGCGGTGGCGAGTGGGTCACAGCGGAGCGAATGGCGTCACTTCATTCCTCGAATACCATGAATCAGACCGTTATGCAGCAAGCCAAAGAAACGGGCATGGAGGGTTGGTTCACAGTGGAACCAACTGGTGCCATTTATTTGCGTTTAGACTTTACGAAACAAAATGTGACAAAGCGCCCGTACGATACAGGCTTAGGTCGTCATGGTGCTATGCGCAAGCGCCCAGAAGAAGTGTCTGTCGTGAACGGACATAAATTTATTCCAAGACAATTCTACCAGGTCATCCGCTGTGCTTTGTGCGGTGAACTCTTGTTGAACGCTGCTGGAAGTCAGTGTCAGGACTGCAATTACACTTGTCACAAAAAGTGCGCTCAAAAGGTCGTGACCAAATGCATCAGCAAGACCAGCGATTTGTCGGCTCGTGATGAGGTGGAGCTCAAACACCGCATTCCGCACCGATTTGAGCCGTTCACTAACTTGGGCACGAACTGGTGCTGTCACTGCGGTTCAATGCTTCCGCTGGGCCGTCGTGTGGGTCGCAAATGCAGCGAATGCGACATCACATGTCACGCTGATTGCATGCATCTCGTTCCAGACTTTTGTGGTATGTCGATGGAAATGGCGAACCAGATGCTCAGTAATATCGCCACGATCAAGAAAAATCGCTTTAGCTCGTCTTTGCCCGATTCTGCTGCACCTAAGCGCTCGAGTGTGCTGAGCACCGATACTCTACGGCCATCAGCTCAGCAAGCGAGCATGGGACAGCTAACACCAggcatgcagcagcttATGGTGACGCCGTCTTCATCTCGACCTTCTGTTTCGATGCAGGGCAGTACTCAGCACAGCCCTGCGCGTAGTCCTCTACCAAGCCCTCAGCAGAGTCCTAAACCCTCGCCTGTTCACCCTATACGCCAGAACCTCGCTTCGATGCGGCAGCCGTCGATTGACTTGAACGGTGTGGCACTTACGAGCCCGCCTTCATCGTTACAGCCAATGTCGCAACCATTCAAGGATTCTGCAAGAATTCCGCCAAAGAGTGTAAATCGAGTACCTGTACCAACTCCGTCTCCAAGCCATGCTTCGCCACTTCCGCCACGTCCATCTCTTCCGCAAGTTGCTGTGGTACCGCCGCAACTTCCTTCTGGACCTGAGCAGGCATCTTCTCTCGAGTTCCCTCCATCTTCGATGCGTAATGTCACACTCGATGACTTTAACTTCCTAGCTGTGCTGGGCAAAGGCAACTTTGGCAAAGTGATGCTGGCTGAAGAAAAACAAACAGGTGTTTTATACGCGATCAAGGTGCTGAAGAAAGAGTTTATTATTGAAAATGACGAAATTGACAGTACACGATCCGAGAAACGGGTGTTTTTGACAGTGGCGCGTGAACGGCATCCTTTCCTTCTCAATTTGCACTCTTGCTTCCAGACGGAGACTCGCGTATATTTCGTGATGGAGTATGTTGGCGGTGGTGACTTGATGTTGCACATCCAACGTCAACAGTTTAATTTGCATCGTGCCAAGTTTTATGCCGCAGAGGTGTTGCTTGCCCTCGAATACTTCCACAAACACGGCATTATTTATCGTGACCTCAAGCTTGATAATATCATGCTCACGCTTGATGGGCATGTCAAGATTGCTGACTATGGTCTATGCAAAGAAAATATGTGGTACGGTAATACGACGTCGACGTTTTGTGGTACACCTGAGTTTATGGCACCAGAAATCTTGTTAGAGCAGCGTTATGGACGCGCTGTGGACTGGTGGGCGTTTGGCATTTTGCTATACGAAATGCTTCTTGGGCAGGCTCCATTCCGtggtgacgacgaggacgaaaTCTTTGACGCCATCTTGGAAGATGATCCGCTGTACCCTATCCAAATGCCGCGTGACTCTGTGTCTCTTCTCCAACGTCTTCTCACGCGTGACCCATCACGCCGACTTGGTGCTGGTCCCAACGATGCTGACGACGTGAAGGCACATCCCTTCTTCCGAGATGTCAATTGGGACGACTTGATCAACAAACGGGTCCCTCCGCCTTTCTGCCCGACGCTTCGTCATGCAAGTGACACGGAATGGTTTGATACAGAG TTTACTAGAGAGAAACCAACCCTCACGCCGGTGCACAGTATCTTCTCACCAGAGGATCAAGCCGAATTCCGTGACTTTAGCTG GACATCTCCACACTTTGTATAA
- a CDS encoding senataxin produces MAWLEARHVHDPGQPLYEALEQYVPEANMAWPLARSMYAALACEQAEPKATSYTLDGVVAMLKTSRGQDKLAWTIAQSVYDGSPSHVETLAPLALESLSASEAPLEQVLSVLTLLCQSEAMSPLWDRYRPMRVITDVLEHGACDRMPLPCIFAFLVRFLDAMRSPVSYDETLKLIMQHLLEYRQHAHHDESVRSSALALGALLLEVRLNKAIEAALAHPTPETCIQGDASLSLVLNLYAVTLMTGSMRTPRLVRPLGLALVYDVVRTVNACLYISCTSQYIASSRKQHGQDKGFAQLLEDVGDMPLPVVSDHVWKQVSLALGSDESHLVPRVLRAYFLHALSIIAPFYPAPVLETHIPKPSENPPSKSYDTLCSRISALVTQTQHTMTMVVDALTTALEQNTLAEMPSVCISVLPSLSASPSKELAHGAHAILRSLSDASYTRFESMHMLWLDAREPAVYGARHFVSLFLHAAHHLSWSLSLARASVSMLDDMLHVLCDRNMGVLLPYIPWDAGSGADVLHVWTGISECIAAMFGRIPEWSRTADRQEMLQWIAHVPMLASYMVQSADLASRSNELQPYTDQVYGALAWPLDCAIGWLRLNHGELLQQLSDYIRRTVHVFKKQQCVMPGPVVKHAVEFLGQQLAVTNAQQRKTLLSTPQMELLLDEFIALSRAPGPPAPKKQKLQQQTLSFAPRPLDAPKKKPIVVDLTRDSPKTAAPKPKSTGKLAQLRNEFQLTRAVARKPQAPLRQFEPDEPRAPLATSSVTGAVKTLPPVKRPPPPEDSSSSSESEEEEEGLAALASPRKPKAHEVRRSVKPMVDPALQEAMRKAEDEQRRRRLAKAPALTPMHECILSWDMQAKGGLPPTRLDGMPFSIDAARSPLTDTASYMNRFCTLLTLEAWAQFQQACGDVRDAVSVPLQYTRQSRVDNFVHLEWSTQTAVPVGTYFNETDIVYLELPSRAIRLTANVLFSKRASTTGPATINLGVQCVCAKAQHAMPFMHEAGWKVTKLLTLTTLRREFAALCSVPDLAMTQDVLHARVAQVPDVSKADEVKAMQTYQLNAPQARAVVAAMRTLGFSLIRGPPGTGKTKTIRALVASFLSRRAGTTIGAKKASAPQARMLLCAPSNAAIDELVIRIKNGVEIDGKRILPRLVRLGRDEAVHPNVRDVTLDALVEKAGGNAGPSRAMDELQQVEQAWQRKRTQLESASASQQARALQAELNELTDRRFELREQVASLRSRNKMGALRPGAEHHMARMSILDDAEIVCTTLAGAGHEMLYRYTFDTVVIDEAAQTVEPSTLIPLRYECMRCIMVGDPKQLPPTVLSQEAQRLEYDQSLFVRMFNAAPERVHLLSIQYRMHPDISLFPSTAFYDKQLVDGPRMTELTAQPWHGTALFGPFRFFDVRTPEEPGRSHSLQNPSEAQVAMQVYEALCACAGSSLQDRIGFVSMYKAQVELLKSLFIKRYGRSTAHEVEFSSVDGFQGQEKDIIVISCVRSNRDGNMGFLTDYRRLNVALTRARSNMIVIGNADMLCKDKIWRTMITEARSYGFVVPVDSKTFDNPQRPAPKFVASKPKVTTEAPSPPKPLPAPKTDTAKASSTPVSTPKMSKQAAPIKVTKAPTPISAPTNPKKPNQMTEGVRAPPRVVPSASLLAPPKRKHKTGKWTQIVERNKASKPETPMPAPKSDRRPPPSHDGPSWLRSARPHTLQKRNPP; encoded by the coding sequence atggcatggcTCGAGGCACGTCATGTGCACGATCCCGGCCAGCCCTTGTATGAAGCGCTGGAGCAGTATGTGCCGGAAGCCAATATGGCATGGCCGTTGGCGCGGTCCATGTACGCTGCCCTGGCGTgcgagcaggccgagccCAAGGCGACAAGTTATACCCTAGATGGCGTTGTGGCCATGTTGAAGACGTCGCGAGGACAAGACAAGCTCGCCTGGACGATCGCACAGAGTGTGTACGATGGGTCGCCTTCCCATGTCGAGACACTCGCGCCACTCGCTCTCGAGTCCCTGTCCGCCTCCGAGGCGCCTCTGGAACAAGTGCTCAGTGTGCTGACCTTACTGTGTCAGAGCGAGGCCATGTCGCCGCTGTGGGACAGGTACCGGCCCATGCGAGTGATCACGGATGTGCTTGAGCACGGTGCCTGCGATCGAATGCCCCTCCCATGCATCTTTGCCTTTCTCGTTCGCTTCCTCGACGCGATGCGCAGTCCAGTGTCGTATGACGAGACACTCAAGCTCATCATGCAGCACCTCTTAGAGTATCGACAGCATGCACACCACGATGAGTCTGTACGAAGCTCAGCACTAGCACTCGGTGCTTTGTTGCTGGAAGTCCGCCTCAACAAAGCCATTGAGGCTGCCTTGGCTCATCCTACGCCCGAGACATGCATCCAAGGCGACGCATCCTTGTCCCTCGTGCTCAACCTATACGCTGTCACCCTCATGACTGGCAGTATGCGTACCCCTCGACTCGTGCGCCCACTGGGCCTCGCACTGGTGTACGATGTCGTAAGGACCGTCAATGCGTGCCTGTATATATCGTGCACGTCGCAATACATCGCTTCGAGTCGAAAACAGCATGGTCAGGACAAAGGATTTGCGCAACTACTAGAAGATGTCGGAGACATGCCCCTTCCGGTCGTTTCAGACCATGTATGGAAGCAAGTATCGCTCGCGTTGGGCAGCGACGAATCGCATCTTGTGCCTCGTGTCCTGCGTGCGTATTTTCTACACGCCCTTTCCATCATCGCACCCTTTTATCCTGCGCCTGTACTAGAGACGCACATACCCAAACCATCGGAAAACCCGCCCTCCAAGTCGTACGATACCCTTTGTTCACGTATATCTGCCCTTGTGACTCAGACGCAGCACACCATGACTAtggtcgtcgatgccctcaCTACAGCGCTTGAACAGAACACGCTGGCCGAAATGCCATCCGTATGCATATCCGTCTTACCAAGTCTAAGTGCCTCGCCATCCAAGGAGCTGGCGCACGGTGCTCATGCCATTCTACGGTCCCTAAGCGATGCATCCTACACCCGCTTTGAATCCATGCACATGCTCTGGCTCGACGCTCGTGAACCGGCCGTGTACGGAGCGCGCCATTTTGTATCACTTTTCCTACATGCTGCACACCACCTGTCTTGGTCTCTATCGCTCGCACGAGCATCCGTGTCCATGCTAGATGATATGCTTCACGTTCTTTGTGACCGCAATATGGGCGTATTGCTGCCCTACATTCCCTGGGACGCCGGCAGCGGTGCGGATGTGCTTCATGTATGGACTGGCATATCTGAGTGCATCGCAGCCATGTTTGGGCGCATCCCAGAGTGGTCCCGCACAGCTGATCGGCAGGAGATGCTCCAATGGATTGCACACGTGCCGATGCTGGCATCGTACATGGTCCAAAGTGCTGACTTGGCAAGTCGCTCGAACGAGCTGCAACCGTATACAGATCAAGTGTATGGCGCCCTGGCCTGGCCACTTGACTGTGCGATTGGATGGCTCCGACTAAATCACGgagagctgctgcagcagttGTCTGACTACATTCGAAGGACCGTGCATGTGTTTAAGAAGCAGCAGTGTGTAATGCCAGGGCCCGTTGTCAAGCACGCCGTGGAGTTTTTAGggcagcagctcgctgTTACCAACGCACAACAGCGCAAGACGCTTTTGTCTACGCCACAAatggagctgctgctggacgaaTTCATCGCTCtctcgcgcgcgccaggACCTCCCGCTCCCAAAAAGCAAAAGCTCCAGCAGCAGACTTTGTCGTTTGCACCGCGTCCATTGGATGCACCGAAGAAGAAGCCTATTGTGGTGGACTTGACGCGCGACTCACCCAAGACCGCGGCACCGAAGCCCAAATCGACAGGTAAattggcgcagctgcgcaacGAGTTTCAGCTTACTCGGGCTGTCGCTCGGAAACCCCAGGCGCCCCTGCGCCAGTTTGAGCCAGACGAGCCGCGTGCACCTTTGgcgacgagcagcgtgaCGGGCGCAGTCAAGACGCTTCCACCAGTGAAACGTCCTCCACCGCCTGAAGACAGCTCTTCGAGCAGTGAGagcgaagaagaggaagaaggTTTGGCTGCTCTTGCATCACCCCGTAAGCCCAAAGCTCACGAAGTTCGCCGCAGTGTAAAACCAATGGTTGATCCTGCTTTGCAAGAAGCCATGCGCAAGGCGGAAGAcgagcagcgacggcgtcgccTTGCCAAGGCTCCGGCACTCACACCTATGCATGAATGTATTTTGTCTTGGGACATGCAGGCCAAAGGCGGTCTGCCTCCAACTCGACTGGATGGCATGCCCTTTTCGatcgatgctgcgcgatcGCCTTTGACAGATACCGCTTCATACATGAACCGATTCTGTACATTACTCACGCTTGAGGCGTGGGCACAGTTTCAACAAGCATGTGGTGATGTGAGAGATGCTGTGTCTGTGCCGTTACAATATACCCGCCAGAGCCGCGTAGACAACTTCGTGCACTTGGAATGGTCCACACAAACGGCTGTGCCTGTCGGCACGTACTTCAATGAGACCGATATCGTGTACTTGGAGTTGCCTTCCCGTGCGATTCGACTGACCGCAAATGTCTTATTCAGTAAACGTGCCTCGACCACGGGCCCTGCCACCATCAACTTGGGCGTGCAGTGTGTATGTGCCAAGGCTCAGCATGCTATGCCATTCATGCATGAAGCTGGATGGAAAGTGACCAAGCTCCTGACCCTTACAACACTTCGTCGAGAATTCGCGGCATTGTGCAGTGTGCCCGACTTGGCGATGACCCAGGATGTATTGCATGCAAGAGTTGCCCAAGTACCTGACGTATCCAAAGCAGATGAGGTCAAGGCTATGCAGACGTACCAACTCAATGCGCCTCAGGCTCGAGCTGTCGTTGCGGCCATGCGTACCTTGGGCTTTTCTCTAATTAGGGGCCCACCCGGCACAGGTAAGACTAAGACGATTCGTGCGCTGGTCGCTTCTTTCCTCTCTCGCCGAGCGGGTACCACCATTGGAGCCAAAAAAGCCTCGGCACCACAGGCCCGCATGCTGTTGTGTGCGCCCAGTAATGCGGCTATCGATGAATTAGTGATTCGCATAAAGAATGGCGTCGAAATCGACGGCAAGCGCATTTTGCCTCGTCTCGTGCGCTTGGGTCGTGACGAGGCTGTCCATCCAAatgtgcgcgacgtgacACTCGACGCACTTGTCGAAAAAGCCGGAGGAAATGCCGGTCCATCCCGggccatggacgagctgcaaCAAGTCGAGCAAGCGTGGCAACGAAAGCGTACACAGCTCGAGTCAGCCAGTGCATCGCAGCAAGCACGCGCGCTCCAGGCGGAGCTCAATGAGCTTACCGATCGCCGCTTTGAGCTACGTGAGCAAGTCGCCTCACTTCGGAGTCGGAACAAAATGGGCGCCCTTCGTCCAGGTGCAGAGCATCATATGGCTCGTATGAGCATCTTGGATGATGCCGAGATTGTATGCACGACTCTGGCCGGTGCGGGGCATGAAATGTTGTATCGGTACACGTTTGACACGGTGGTGATTGATGAAGCAGCCCAGACTGTGGAGCCGAGTACGTTAATTCCACTGCGATATGAATGCATGCGTTGCATTATGGTGGGTGATCCTAAGCAACTGCCTCCGACTGTGCTCAGTCAAGAGGCCCAACGCCTCGAGTACGATCAGTCGTTGTTTGTGCGCATGTTCAATGCGGCGCCAGAGCGCGTACATTTACTGTCTATTCAGTATCGTATGCATCCTGACATCAGCCTTTTCCCCTCCACGGCCTTTTATGACAAGCAGCTGGTAGATGGGCCGCGTATGACTGAGTTGACGGCTCAGCCGTGGCACGGCACCGCTCTGTTTGGTCCATTTCGCTTCTTTGACGTTCGCACACCCGAAGAGCCTGGTCGAAGTCACTCGTTGCAGAACCCTTCCGAAGCTCAAGTGGCGATGCAAGTATATGAGGCCCtgtgtgcctgtgctggaTCAAGTCTGCAGGACCGTATTGGCTTTGTGAGCATGTACAAAGCTCAGgtggagctgctcaagtCGCTTTTTATCAAGCGATACGGCCGTTCTACGGCGCACGAGGTGGAATTCAGCAGTGTGGATGGTTTTCAAGGTCAAGAAAAAGACATTATCGTGATTAGCTGTGTTCGAAGCAACAGGGATGGCAATATGGGCTTCTTGACCGACTATCGACGTCTAAACGTGGCATTGACGCGCGCTCGCAGTAACATGATTGTCATTGGTAACGCGGACATGCTGTGTAAAGACAAGATATGGCGAACAATGATCACGGAAGCTCGCTCCTATGGCTTCGTTGTGCCCGTGGATAGCAAGACCTTTGACAATCCGCAGCGCCCAGCGCCCAAGTTTGTGGCTTCCAAGCCGAAAGTGACTACCGAAGCACCATCACCGCCCAAGCCTTTGCCAGCTCCGAAAACAGATACAGCCAAGGCTTCGTCGACGCCTGTCTCGACCCCTAAAATGTCTAAACAGGCTGCGCCTATCAAGGTCACCAAAGCACCCACTCCCATCTCGGCACCTACCAATCCAAAAAAACCGAATCAAATGACAGAAGGCGTCCGGGCACCGCCTCGTGTGGTTCCATCAGCCTCCTTGCTGGCGCCTCCGAAGCGCAAGCACAAAACTGGCAAGTGGACGCAGATCGTTGAACGCAACAAGGCCTCCAAACCAGAAACGCCCATGCCTGCACCAAAATCTGATCGACGGCCCCCACCTAGCCATGACGGACCAAGCTGGCTTCGGTCAGCGCGTCCCCATACCCTGCAAAAGCGAAATCCTCCGTAA